A region of Allocoleopsis franciscana PCC 7113 DNA encodes the following proteins:
- a CDS encoding CHAT domain-containing protein has translation MASKRFVLLHRLQKLGIVGFGNWGLSKAQAKSRLPKFKYRYGFLAALTALCCVVVVPMVGRTATPTVVANPSISVVKTQSLPLPSTLLASVGDSTAQPLPNLAKNPESLDEQAKTLYLAGRFSEAVSVLQQLLQVYQTNGDLLGQAVVQSNLALNYQQLGRTQEATQAIAAALQGVEKTQNSSERSAVWAQSLDVQANLQLAKGEAEQAVATWEQAAALYSQLGDTNRATLTRINQAQALQALGLYRRSVSTLQTLKQSLDKQPDSLTKASNLLSLGEALRVIGNLEEADANLQESLKIAQNLKSPDAISAAYLSLGNLARTQADQKIGQAQPKEAQKQRQAALDFYQKASDTAAISKTQTQAQLNRLRLLIEMKKWQEAQALYPQLQGQIANLPVGRPAIYAQVNLARSMMKLRTRGEKPSSTPETRAPQDIAQILAVAYQQAEQLNDGRSQAVVLSDLGHLYELQNQWTDAEQLTQRALVLSQQSVNASDIDYEFSWQLGRIFKAQGKYQQAIAAYDEAFERSRSLRGDLVATNPDVQFSFRDSVEPVYRQFVDLLLTPPSREAEPPQQNLQKAREVLEALQVAQLQNFLQQACEEKRLEIDRIIDQKDSQTAVIYPIILDNRLEVMVKLPKEDQLYRSSTEISRDSVAKTLKQFKTTLETESPFDQPVKKVGKTVYDWLIAPFSDRLEAGGIKTLIFVLDGSLRTIPMAALYDGERYLVEKYAVSLALGLEVRDPEPLLRQNMKVLAAGLTDPPKQFENTYSKLQNVKHELDAIKDTNVPVKFILDQAFTEGNFQQAMNSNNYQVVHLATHGQFGATRERTYLLVADGAIYVDQLSELFRTRGQSREDAVELLVLSACKTASGNDRAVLGIAGTAVQAGARSVIAGLWSLADDSSVLFAQELYKYLGEPGISRAEALRRTQVAFLKDESKYQHPRFWAPYVLVGSWL, from the coding sequence ATGGCAAGTAAACGATTTGTACTTTTGCATCGCTTACAAAAGCTGGGAATAGTGGGCTTCGGTAATTGGGGCTTAAGCAAGGCTCAGGCAAAATCTAGGCTTCCCAAATTCAAATACCGCTATGGATTTTTGGCTGCTCTAACGGCCTTGTGTTGCGTCGTGGTTGTCCCCATGGTGGGCAGAACTGCAACACCCACAGTGGTCGCCAATCCCTCTATCTCAGTTGTGAAGACTCAATCCTTGCCGCTGCCCTCAACTCTCCTGGCATCGGTCGGTGACTCTACGGCTCAACCCCTGCCGAATCTGGCTAAAAATCCCGAAAGCTTGGATGAACAAGCCAAAACTCTGTATTTAGCAGGGCGATTTTCAGAAGCCGTATCCGTTTTGCAGCAACTCCTGCAAGTGTACCAGACGAATGGCGACCTCCTGGGGCAAGCGGTGGTACAGAGTAATCTCGCTTTGAACTATCAGCAATTGGGACGCACTCAGGAGGCCACTCAGGCCATTGCCGCCGCACTTCAGGGAGTGGAAAAAACACAAAACTCCTCTGAGCGCTCAGCCGTTTGGGCACAGAGTCTGGATGTTCAAGCGAACCTGCAACTGGCAAAGGGAGAAGCAGAACAAGCTGTGGCAACTTGGGAACAAGCGGCTGCACTTTACAGCCAGTTAGGAGACACCAACAGAGCCACTCTGACGCGCATCAACCAGGCGCAGGCGTTGCAGGCATTAGGACTTTATCGGCGGTCGGTTTCGACCCTCCAGACGTTGAAACAGTCTTTGGACAAGCAACCTGACTCTCTCACCAAAGCATCGAACCTCCTCAGCTTGGGAGAAGCACTCCGGGTGATTGGAAACCTTGAGGAAGCGGATGCCAACTTACAAGAAAGTCTGAAGATTGCCCAAAACCTCAAATCCCCGGATGCCATTAGTGCGGCTTACCTCAGCTTAGGCAATCTCGCCCGGACTCAGGCAGACCAGAAAATAGGCCAAGCACAACCAAAAGAGGCTCAGAAACAGCGGCAAGCCGCTCTCGATTTCTACCAGAAAGCCTCGGATACTGCTGCTATCTCAAAAACTCAAACCCAAGCCCAACTGAATCGCCTGCGCCTGTTGATCGAGATGAAGAAGTGGCAAGAGGCGCAAGCGCTTTATCCTCAGTTACAAGGTCAAATCGCGAACCTGCCTGTGGGTCGTCCTGCCATCTATGCCCAGGTTAACTTAGCCCGCAGCATGATGAAATTACGCACTAGGGGCGAAAAGCCGTCTTCCACACCAGAAACTCGCGCACCCCAAGATATTGCCCAAATTCTGGCTGTGGCTTATCAGCAGGCGGAACAATTAAATGACGGGCGATCGCAAGCGGTTGTCTTGAGTGATTTGGGGCATTTGTATGAACTGCAAAATCAATGGACTGATGCCGAACAACTGACGCAACGGGCATTGGTTTTATCCCAACAATCTGTGAATGCCTCCGATATTGACTATGAATTTTCCTGGCAGCTAGGTCGCATTTTCAAAGCACAAGGCAAATATCAACAAGCGATCGCAGCTTATGATGAAGCCTTTGAAAGGTCGCGATCGCTCCGAGGTGATTTGGTAGCCACCAATCCAGATGTGCAGTTTTCCTTCCGAGACAGTGTCGAACCCGTTTATCGCCAATTTGTAGACTTGCTGCTGACTCCTCCATCTCGTGAGGCTGAACCCCCTCAGCAAAATCTGCAAAAAGCTCGTGAGGTATTAGAAGCGCTACAAGTCGCACAACTGCAAAACTTCTTACAACAAGCCTGTGAGGAGAAACGATTAGAAATTGACCGGATTATTGATCAAAAAGACTCACAAACAGCCGTGATTTACCCAATCATCCTAGACAACCGATTGGAAGTCATGGTTAAGTTACCCAAGGAAGACCAGCTCTATCGCTCCTCCACTGAAATTTCTAGGGATAGCGTTGCCAAGACATTAAAACAATTCAAAACCACTCTGGAAACCGAGAGTCCGTTTGATCAGCCGGTGAAAAAGGTGGGTAAAACCGTTTATGACTGGCTGATTGCACCGTTTAGCGATCGCCTCGAAGCGGGTGGTATCAAGACCCTGATCTTCGTCTTGGACGGTTCTCTGCGAACGATTCCCATGGCGGCTCTTTACGATGGAGAACGCTATCTGGTTGAGAAGTATGCCGTTTCCTTGGCTTTAGGTCTAGAGGTGCGCGACCCCGAACCCCTCCTGCGTCAAAACATGAAGGTACTCGCAGCCGGTCTGACTGATCCGCCGAAACAGTTTGAGAACACCTATAGCAAACTGCAAAATGTCAAACACGAACTCGACGCGATCAAGGACACCAACGTCCCGGTTAAGTTTATCCTCGACCAGGCATTTACCGAGGGAAATTTCCAGCAAGCCATGAATTCAAACAATTACCAGGTTGTTCACCTAGCCACTCATGGTCAGTTTGGGGCGACACGGGAGAGGACTTATTTACTGGTTGCAGATGGCGCGATTTATGTAGACCAATTGAGTGAATTATTCCGTACACGCGGACAAAGCCGAGAAGACGCGGTGGAATTATTGGTTCTGAGTGCTTGTAAGACAGCCAGCGGAAACGATCGCGCCGTTCTAGGGATTGCCGGAACAGCCGTACAGGCTGGTGCACGCAGCGTAATCGCGGGTTTGTGGAGTCTAGCGGATGACTCCAGTGTGCTATTTGCCCAAGAACTGTATAAATATTTAGGGGAACCTGGAATCAGCCGAGCCGAAGCCTTACGTCGAACCCAGGTGGCGTTTCTCAAAGACGAGAGTAAATATCAGCACCCCCGCTTTTGGGCACCTTATGTTTTGGTGGGCAGTTGGTTGTAA
- a CDS encoding two-partner secretion domain-containing protein: protein MSKSSNFGLERTGLLGAIWAFIQLCLFVALPNIPTLAQITPDTTLGAEGSRLTPGANVQGLPAELIEGGALRETNLFHSFSEFNVNNGQRVYFANPTGIENIFSRVTGNNVSNILGTLGVNGNANLFLLNPNGIIFGSNARLDIKGSFLATTAKSFQFPGGTQFSATNPEAPPLLSINVPLGVQYGAQPGTITVNQANLNVGSQQSLILLGGDVELNGGRLNASGGLIELGGLAGEGSVGLDVEDGFLSLRDFTGTHGNVSISGSTISATATGNSDTASGDIQMTGRNVQISDSTIASIGNDESYGTITIKASDSVFLNNAILDTQNKNGTGGDVLINAPNQISIANSKISSEGYFGRISIGSLDPDEEDPIKPGTVVIDNSKLTSETASTDGNLPDQQGLGLVSIRASDSVEIKNGSQLNATTSGIGDAGNIAISAPNGTVVINNRSKLLSEATKDAQGDVGYIKITARNLLIDEAQVSINDQSLDNPTNATNVDINDLDSFDDIDSFDDIDSFDDIEKLPGRIYISAEQMTLDNQARIEANSASVDGGNIYIEASERLMLRRGSLISAEADTAQQGGGGKGGNVTINAKDGFVVAVPSENSDIIANAFDGDGGKITIFANKIFGLKRQRGQSTSQLRSNRSSDISASSKFGFEGEIKINTLALDPAQGLVELPVTLVDPTGLIAQGCQSRNNGVAKGQSTFVATGRGGLPPSPDDLLSTGATPPPWVTRDSGRVSKAAGVATLPSRTPTPPLVEAQGMVIGSKGEIILTAGVTTTTPHPSGFSASGCSGER, encoded by the coding sequence GTGAGTAAAAGTAGCAATTTTGGGCTGGAAAGGACAGGTCTTCTAGGAGCCATTTGGGCATTTATTCAACTATGTTTATTCGTTGCTCTTCCCAATATCCCTACACTGGCACAGATTACACCTGATACAACTCTAGGGGCTGAAGGTTCCCGCCTGACTCCGGGTGCCAATGTGCAAGGGCTTCCGGCTGAGCTCATCGAGGGTGGCGCACTCCGAGAAACCAACTTGTTTCACAGTTTTTCCGAATTTAATGTCAACAACGGACAGCGAGTCTACTTTGCCAACCCCACAGGCATTGAGAATATCTTCAGTCGTGTGACTGGTAATAATGTCTCGAATATTCTAGGAACTCTAGGCGTCAATGGTAACGCTAATTTATTCCTGCTCAATCCCAATGGCATTATCTTTGGCTCAAATGCCAGACTCGATATTAAGGGTTCATTTTTAGCAACCACCGCTAAGAGTTTCCAGTTTCCCGGTGGAACCCAGTTTAGCGCTACCAACCCTGAAGCACCGCCATTATTGTCGATTAATGTTCCCCTTGGGGTGCAGTATGGAGCGCAGCCAGGGACTATTACTGTCAACCAGGCCAATCTGAACGTTGGTTCACAACAAAGTTTAATTTTACTCGGTGGAGATGTAGAGCTAAATGGCGGAAGATTGAATGCTTCAGGAGGATTGATTGAACTGGGAGGATTAGCAGGTGAAGGCAGCGTCGGATTGGACGTTGAGGATGGCTTTTTGAGCTTGAGAGATTTTACAGGGACACATGGGAATGTATCCATCAGTGGAAGTACGATATCCGCCACAGCTACTGGGAATTCTGACACGGCTAGTGGTGATATCCAGATGACTGGGCGTAACGTTCAGATTAGTGATAGCACAATTGCGAGCATCGGCAATGACGAATCCTACGGCACGATAACGATTAAAGCCTCAGATTCGGTTTTCTTGAATAACGCTATCCTTGACACTCAAAATAAAAATGGTACTGGAGGCGATGTATTGATCAATGCTCCTAACCAGATTTCAATTGCCAACAGTAAAATTTCTAGCGAAGGATATTTCGGACGGATTTCCATCGGCAGTCTCGACCCCGATGAAGAAGATCCAATTAAGCCAGGGACAGTTGTAATCGACAACTCTAAATTGACATCTGAGACTGCTTCTACAGATGGAAATCTACCTGACCAGCAGGGCTTAGGCTTAGTCAGCATTAGAGCGAGCGACAGTGTTGAGATTAAAAACGGAAGCCAGCTCAACGCTACTACCTCTGGAATAGGTGACGCTGGCAATATCGCCATTTCTGCTCCTAATGGCACAGTTGTGATTAATAACAGGAGCAAGCTACTCAGTGAGGCAACAAAAGACGCACAAGGTGATGTTGGCTATATCAAAATCACAGCAAGAAACCTTTTAATCGATGAGGCTCAGGTAAGCATTAACGATCAGTCGCTCGATAACCCAACAAATGCCACCAATGTTGATATTAATGACCTTGATTCCTTTGATGATATTGATTCCTTTGATGATATTGATTCCTTTGATGATATTGAAAAGTTACCTGGAAGGATATACATTAGTGCCGAGCAGATGACACTGGATAATCAGGCCAGAATCGAGGCTAATTCTGCATCAGTGGACGGCGGCAACATTTACATTGAAGCCTCAGAGCGGCTGATGCTGCGTCGAGGCAGCCTGATATCAGCTGAAGCTGACACGGCTCAACAAGGAGGCGGTGGCAAGGGCGGTAACGTCACAATTAATGCGAAGGACGGGTTTGTGGTGGCAGTTCCCTCGGAAAACAGTGACATCATTGCCAATGCCTTTGATGGTGATGGTGGAAAAATTACTATCTTTGCCAATAAGATTTTTGGTCTGAAACGACAGAGAGGGCAGAGTACCAGTCAGCTAAGAAGCAATCGTAGCAGTGATATTAGTGCCAGTTCTAAATTTGGATTTGAAGGGGAAATAAAAATCAATACCCTAGCTCTTGACCCCGCTCAGGGACTCGTGGAACTGCCCGTAACCTTAGTAGACCCCACCGGCTTAATCGCCCAAGGCTGTCAATCTCGAAACAATGGGGTTGCCAAAGGGCAGAGTACATTTGTCGCCACCGGACGAGGAGGATTGCCCCCCAGCCCTGATGACCTCCTCAGCACGGGAGCCACACCTCCCCCTTGGGTCACTCGTGATAGTGGAAGAGTCAGTAAAGCGGCGGGTGTCGCTACGTTACCTTCTCGTACACCCACCCCCCCACTTGTGGAAGCTCAGGGTATGGTGATTGGTTCTAAGGGGGAAATCATTCTCACTGCCGGGGTTACAACCACTACCCCTCATCCATCTGGGTTCTCTGCCTCAGGGTGTTCTGGAGAACGGTAA
- a CDS encoding pentapeptide repeat-containing protein, with translation MQVQNFLDRYRQGERDFAHIDLSGANLTGANLRKINLTGANLSGANLSWCCFSHANFTGANLHQANLHSAILDNANFTQSILSRAKLSKVDLRLANLREADLNWADLSASNLSGADLQNTQLDQINLEHANLNHALLMGAQLMEANLCRTNLIATNFTGANLREANLEQANLQEATLVGVNLTEANLNNVYLRGANLRQADLHRAILTGADMSEANCEGADLSRANLTGAYLLRASLRKADLLRAVLQEVYLLRTDLSEANLRGADLRKADLSGAYLKDTLLSEANLSGAYLLESYLIRTKLDRAELTGCCIHQWHLEEVDLSYVECRYVFTGFDYSSKSPSDRYPVTGDLPPAGLERKNTENRLTVTVSFLEAPNWEALVFTLTQVQFESPNLQLTLKSYEANSGKYLLRLSANRSVNTKLISQRIVQLYPDMLERFVTRRQILLDLLEIKEAQNLQIERLPPLPAPPPLSLSPNRRKRQLYQEVVTQIQRIIMSQAPEQCVDSVERLIEFLQQQNISTEEIQKEVIGKVIMKRAETDEIFQKQLLRWQEAASEAARFSVVGQAVRLAIAMIISNNALL, from the coding sequence ATGCAAGTACAAAACTTTCTCGACCGATACCGACAAGGAGAACGTGACTTTGCCCATATTGACCTGAGTGGGGCAAACCTGACCGGGGCGAACCTCCGCAAAATTAATTTGACGGGTGCTAACCTCAGTGGTGCAAATCTGAGTTGGTGTTGTTTCAGCCACGCCAATTTCACTGGAGCCAACTTGCATCAGGCCAATCTACATAGCGCTATCTTGGACAATGCCAATTTTACTCAATCAATATTGAGTCGAGCCAAGCTGAGTAAAGTGGATCTGCGATTGGCAAATCTACGAGAGGCTGATTTAAATTGGGCGGATTTAAGCGCTTCTAATTTGAGTGGGGCAGATTTGCAGAACACTCAGCTTGATCAGATTAATCTCGAACACGCTAATCTCAACCATGCTCTGCTCATGGGCGCACAGTTGATGGAAGCCAATCTCTGCCGCACCAACCTCATCGCTACCAATTTCACCGGTGCGAATCTACGGGAAGCTAATTTAGAACAGGCGAATTTACAAGAAGCGACTTTAGTTGGCGTTAATTTGACAGAGGCGAATCTCAATAACGTTTACCTGCGAGGTGCAAATCTCAGACAGGCAGACTTGCATCGGGCGATTCTCACGGGTGCGGATATGAGTGAAGCCAATTGTGAGGGTGCAGACTTGAGTCGAGCGAATCTCACGGGGGCTTATTTGCTCAGAGCCAGTTTACGAAAAGCAGATTTGTTGCGTGCAGTTCTGCAAGAGGTTTATTTATTACGCACCGACCTGAGTGAGGCGAATTTACGGGGAGCTGATTTGCGAAAAGCTGACTTAAGTGGGGCTTATCTGAAGGATACTCTGTTAAGTGAGGCCAATTTGAGTGGTGCCTATCTGTTGGAAAGTTATTTAATTCGGACTAAACTCGACCGGGCAGAACTGACGGGTTGCTGCATTCATCAGTGGCATTTGGAGGAGGTCGATTTATCTTATGTTGAGTGTCGATATGTGTTTACGGGATTCGACTACTCTAGCAAAAGCCCAAGCGATCGCTATCCAGTAACGGGCGATTTGCCACCCGCAGGATTGGAGCGCAAAAACACCGAAAACCGCTTAACGGTAACCGTGTCGTTTCTTGAGGCTCCGAACTGGGAGGCGCTCGTGTTTACTCTCACTCAAGTCCAATTCGAGTCTCCGAATCTTCAACTCACCCTCAAATCCTATGAAGCCAATTCTGGGAAATACTTACTGCGCTTGTCCGCTAATCGATCGGTCAATACCAAGCTGATTAGTCAGCGGATTGTGCAACTCTATCCAGATATGTTGGAGCGTTTTGTGACTCGACGCCAAATTCTCCTGGACTTACTTGAAATCAAGGAGGCTCAGAATTTACAGATCGAACGGCTGCCCCCATTGCCAGCACCACCTCCCCTGTCCTTATCACCTAACCGTCGCAAACGGCAGTTATATCAAGAGGTGGTCACTCAGATTCAACGGATTATCATGTCCCAAGCACCAGAACAGTGTGTGGATAGTGTAGAGCGGCTGATCGAGTTTTTGCAACAACAGAACATTTCGACGGAAGAAATTCAAAAAGAAGTCATTGGTAAAGTAATTATGAAGCGAGCTGAAACCGATGAAATCTTCCAGAAACAATTGTTAAGGTGGCAAGAAGCGGCTTCGGAGGCAGCACGTTTTTCGGTGGTGGGGCAAGCGGTGCGTTTAGCGATCGCCATGATTATATCGAATAACGCTCTTTTATAG
- a CDS encoding TIR domain-containing protein → MNSSLEVLGKINSFQDAFISYGRADSKAFATKLYDRLLKEGRKVWFDQNDIPLGVDYQNQIDDGIEKADNFLFLIAPHSVNSPYCGKEIELALRRNKRIIPLLHVEQITEEIWQQRNPGRDLSEWETYKSKGLHSSFPNMHPVIGKINWVYFREGIDDFEKSFAGLLEIFTRHRDYVKQHTYFLAKALEWERNQKQSSYLLTGEERIQAENWLKIRFKDEQPPCEPTDLHCAFIGESTKNANNLMTHVFLSYSEKERAFMEKVANSLRRECFTVWTNLTDINSGTDFVEAIYRGLEEADNVVYLMSPASLASQYCQMELAHARTHKKRIIPVLIKEVELEQVPPELGAIQFITITDPEQEAQYHDAIAKLIKVLREDAAYHEQHKIVLAKALKWERQKRNPSILLRGYNLRQAEAWLKVAKQRTQNSSTPLQEEFIAESLKQPPDASLDVFIAYSRTDSDFARKLNETLQIQGKTTWFEQESIASGVDFQQEIQRGIEYANNFLFIISPNSVNSPDSAAQVEYAMSLNKRIVTVLYQEVDPATLHPGLAKVQWVDFRKHGGDFLTNFGELTRTLDTDPDYVRTHTRLLLKAKEWEQHGRDDGFLVRGKDLVASQQWLTQTTNREPAPTDLQLEYLAASRELPYRRVKRRTVMLTGLAVTALVFAGRFFGLMQPVELAAYDHLLRLRPNEPKDDRLVIVGVDVDSAEMIDRSDRYRLGRGTVPDLALSDTLKALNRHQPRLIGLDFIRDLSSLPELTQTFKDTTNLVAVCKGSGTNDRGQMKKGNKAPTNVPIERVGFANLQDDGGKFLRRHYLMAGADPDYCNTMNAFSLVLAQKYLEGKGIPYSSPFDPKEEDFVRHMQFGKTVIPPLWAPTSGNGSGYRDRGDQLGGYQAMLNYRIHQGDPEKFVPIVPLKDVLENRVPADLIRDRIVLIGLVDKAERQADYWNTPYGEVPGVVLHAQMISQLLSATLNGRPLIWWMPMGSETLWIFGWSVVGGFVVWWFRQPRFLAIAGVVSVVTLYGICYFVLAFPGGWLPLAPALIALIGTGAGVGCLNYYLRK, encoded by the coding sequence GTGAATAGCAGCTTAGAAGTTTTAGGAAAGATCAATAGCTTTCAAGATGCATTTATTTCATACGGACGAGCAGATAGCAAAGCTTTTGCAACTAAGCTCTATGACCGGCTCCTGAAAGAAGGACGAAAGGTTTGGTTTGATCAAAACGATATTCCTTTAGGGGTAGATTACCAAAACCAAATTGATGACGGCATCGAGAAAGCCGATAACTTTCTATTTCTCATCGCCCCCCACTCTGTCAACTCGCCCTACTGCGGCAAAGAAATTGAGCTAGCCCTCCGACGCAATAAACGAATTATTCCCCTGTTGCACGTCGAGCAAATTACAGAAGAAATTTGGCAGCAACGCAACCCAGGCCGTGATCTGAGTGAGTGGGAAACTTACAAATCCAAGGGTTTACACTCCAGTTTCCCCAATATGCACCCTGTGATTGGCAAAATCAACTGGGTTTACTTCCGCGAAGGAATTGACGATTTTGAGAAATCCTTTGCTGGACTGCTAGAAATATTTACTCGTCATCGAGACTATGTAAAACAGCACACCTACTTTTTAGCTAAAGCGCTGGAGTGGGAACGCAATCAGAAACAGTCAAGTTACCTCTTAACCGGAGAAGAACGGATACAAGCCGAAAACTGGCTAAAAATCCGGTTTAAGGATGAGCAACCCCCTTGCGAACCAACCGACTTGCACTGTGCCTTTATTGGTGAAAGTACCAAGAACGCCAATAACCTAATGACTCATGTCTTTCTCTCCTACTCGGAAAAGGAGAGGGCGTTCATGGAAAAAGTGGCGAACAGTTTGAGGCGCGAGTGTTTCACCGTTTGGACGAACCTAACAGACATTAACTCTGGGACAGATTTTGTAGAGGCCATTTATCGGGGTCTGGAGGAAGCCGATAATGTGGTTTATCTCATGTCTCCAGCCTCTCTGGCATCGCAATACTGTCAAATGGAACTGGCTCACGCCAGGACGCACAAAAAGCGAATTATTCCTGTACTGATTAAAGAGGTTGAGCTTGAGCAAGTTCCGCCTGAACTAGGTGCTATACAGTTCATCACGATCACAGATCCGGAGCAAGAGGCGCAATATCACGATGCTATTGCCAAGTTAATTAAGGTACTGCGTGAAGACGCCGCTTACCATGAGCAGCATAAAATCGTATTGGCGAAGGCGCTGAAGTGGGAACGGCAAAAGCGCAATCCCAGCATTTTATTGCGGGGTTACAATCTTCGCCAAGCTGAGGCGTGGTTGAAGGTGGCAAAACAGAGAACTCAGAATTCATCCACACCCCTACAAGAAGAATTCATCGCGGAAAGCCTCAAACAACCTCCAGATGCTTCCCTCGATGTATTTATTGCCTACTCCCGCACCGATTCTGATTTTGCCCGCAAGCTGAACGAGACTCTACAAATTCAAGGCAAGACAACCTGGTTTGAGCAAGAAAGTATCGCCTCTGGGGTTGACTTTCAGCAAGAGATTCAGCGGGGAATTGAATACGCCAACAACTTTTTATTTATTATTTCCCCCAACTCCGTCAATTCGCCCGACTCTGCGGCACAGGTGGAGTATGCGATGAGCTTGAATAAGCGCATTGTCACCGTTTTATATCAGGAGGTCGATCCGGCGACGCTGCACCCAGGTTTAGCAAAAGTGCAGTGGGTGGATTTCCGCAAGCATGGAGGAGACTTCCTTACCAACTTTGGGGAACTCACGAGAACCCTGGATACAGACCCAGATTATGTCAGAACTCACACCCGTTTGTTGCTCAAAGCCAAGGAGTGGGAACAGCATGGACGTGATGATGGCTTCTTGGTGCGGGGGAAAGATTTGGTTGCCTCCCAGCAGTGGTTGACACAAACGACCAATCGAGAACCGGCTCCCACCGACCTTCAGTTAGAGTATTTGGCAGCGAGTCGAGAACTCCCCTATCGTCGGGTGAAGCGGCGCACGGTGATGTTGACTGGCTTGGCTGTCACGGCATTAGTGTTTGCTGGACGCTTTTTTGGGCTGATGCAACCGGTGGAACTGGCAGCCTACGACCATTTGCTCCGGTTGCGTCCGAATGAACCGAAAGATGATCGGCTGGTGATTGTCGGGGTTGATGTAGACAGTGCTGAGATGATCGATCGCAGTGATCGCTATCGCTTGGGGCGAGGGACTGTGCCGGACTTGGCGCTATCGGATACCCTCAAAGCCCTTAACCGTCATCAACCCCGCTTGATTGGCTTAGATTTTATCCGGGACTTGAGTTCATTACCAGAACTCACTCAAACCTTTAAAGACACCACCAACTTGGTAGCCGTTTGCAAAGGCAGTGGCACGAATGATCGGGGGCAAATGAAGAAGGGAAACAAAGCCCCGACAAATGTACCGATAGAGCGGGTCGGCTTTGCTAATCTGCAAGATGATGGGGGTAAGTTTTTACGTCGCCATTACCTGATGGCAGGGGCAGATCCAGATTATTGCAACACGATGAATGCCTTCAGCCTGGTACTGGCGCAAAAATACCTGGAAGGGAAGGGTATTCCTTATTCCTCTCCCTTTGATCCGAAGGAAGAAGACTTTGTGCGCCACATGCAGTTTGGCAAGACGGTGATTCCGCCCTTGTGGGCACCAACGTCAGGAAATGGCAGCGGCTACCGAGATCGAGGTGATCAGTTGGGTGGGTATCAAGCGATGCTCAACTATCGAATTCATCAGGGTGATCCAGAAAAGTTCGTGCCAATCGTTCCTCTCAAGGATGTGTTGGAAAATCGCGTTCCCGCAGACTTGATCCGCGATCGCATTGTGTTGATTGGCCTGGTGGATAAAGCCGAACGCCAAGCCGACTACTGGAATACACCTTATGGTGAAGTTCCGGGAGTGGTATTGCACGCGCAGATGATTAGCCAACTCTTGAGTGCCACACTGAATGGGCGTCCCTTGATTTGGTGGATGCCCATGGGGTCGGAAACGCTTTGGATTTTTGGCTGGTCGGTGGTCGGTGGTTTTGTGGTTTGGTGGTTTCGGCAACCGAGATTTTTAGCGATCGCAGGTGTGGTTTCGGTTGTCACTCTTTACGGCATCTGCTATTTCGTCCTCGCCTTCCCCGGTGGATGGCTACCATTAGCTCCTGCACTCATTGCCCTCATCGGCACAGGTGCCGGAGTGGGTTGTCTGAATTACTACTTGCGAAAGTAG
- a CDS encoding DUF928 domain-containing protein has protein sequence MVLTRSLIQKALVFGTMAALVPTMPLLPLLSQKAQAQSNQRSVQLLAKRPLNAGNTSSSGAVRGECPAGTKNLKALNPEKDPGNTTQGYPTFWFYVPFGQNAPQSETSDVKVTSVQFELQDDTGNPVLTEPLQLALPDEAGIVKFTLPSTEKALEVGKDYYWRLSIICDPDQPSANPSVAGWLTRIPASAQLDSRLKATPPQQQYLAYKENNLWFEYVTGLASNRTNNPSAWSELVKLFDLQEFATTPVSELRPESGSN, from the coding sequence ATGGTATTAACACGTTCACTCATCCAAAAAGCTCTTGTTTTCGGAACGATGGCTGCGTTAGTGCCAACAATGCCACTCTTGCCCTTATTGAGTCAAAAAGCTCAAGCTCAGTCAAACCAGCGCTCGGTGCAACTACTTGCCAAACGTCCTCTCAATGCAGGTAACACATCCAGCAGCGGCGCTGTGCGTGGGGAGTGTCCCGCAGGCACAAAGAATCTCAAGGCGCTGAATCCGGAAAAAGACCCAGGAAATACAACCCAAGGCTATCCCACCTTCTGGTTTTATGTACCCTTTGGTCAGAATGCGCCTCAAAGTGAGACCTCCGATGTCAAGGTTACATCTGTCCAGTTTGAGTTGCAGGATGATACAGGTAACCCAGTGCTGACAGAACCGCTTCAGCTTGCTTTACCAGATGAAGCAGGTATTGTCAAGTTTACTCTCCCCTCCACAGAAAAAGCGTTGGAAGTGGGCAAAGACTACTATTGGAGGCTTTCCATTATCTGCGATCCGGATCAACCGTCGGCGAACCCAAGCGTCGCGGGTTGGCTGACTAGGATTCCAGCTAGTGCCCAACTGGATAGTCGGCTCAAAGCTACGCCCCCGCAACAGCAGTACCTGGCTTATAAAGAGAATAATTTATGGTTTGAGTACGTGACTGGGCTTGCCAGCAATCGGACTAACAATCCAAGCGCATGGAGCGAATTGGTGAAGTTGTTTGATCTGCAAGAATTTGCCACAACTCCGGTGAGTGAACTGCGTCCTGAGAGCGGGAGCAATTAA